Proteins co-encoded in one Crateriforma spongiae genomic window:
- a CDS encoding NAD-dependent epimerase/dehydratase family protein — translation MLVRMKIALTGGSGFLGRYVIDHLVDDLGHQVVALTRRDDPGPDRQGLHWMHGDLADPASLDRLTDGADAVVHAGLMRGGDSFMDHPDDPVAYFDTNVLGTLRLLQSATDRGINRLVFVSSGAVHQHVVQGLSLDEEHPHRPGSLYGAAKASAEDLVHAYGLSGRLTAATVRPPTIYGVDDPISDSRWYALVKDLIDGKEAAATGGGKCVHAADVAKAIGLVLTAPQSKVAGQTFNCCDRFFSEYEVAQCVQSLGHTAARFTGPAKSPGCPMATEKIRSLGMEFGGTDLLRQTIKQLVQAAEVA, via the coding sequence ATGCTGGTTCGCATGAAGATTGCATTGACCGGCGGCAGCGGATTCTTAGGACGGTACGTCATCGATCACCTCGTCGATGATTTGGGGCATCAAGTCGTTGCCCTGACGCGGCGTGATGATCCAGGACCCGATCGCCAAGGCTTGCACTGGATGCATGGCGACTTAGCAGACCCGGCGTCCCTGGATCGATTGACCGACGGGGCCGACGCGGTCGTGCATGCCGGTCTGATGCGTGGCGGCGATTCCTTCATGGATCATCCGGATGACCCGGTCGCCTACTTTGACACCAATGTGTTGGGCACACTTCGTTTGTTGCAGAGTGCAACGGACCGCGGGATCAACCGCTTGGTGTTCGTGTCCTCCGGTGCGGTTCACCAACATGTGGTCCAAGGACTTTCGTTGGATGAAGAACACCCGCATCGACCGGGCAGCCTGTATGGGGCCGCCAAAGCGTCGGCCGAAGATTTGGTGCACGCGTATGGTCTGTCCGGCCGATTGACGGCTGCCACCGTGCGTCCGCCGACCATCTATGGCGTGGATGATCCGATCAGCGACAGCCGCTGGTATGCTTTGGTCAAAGACTTGATCGACGGCAAAGAAGCTGCCGCGACCGGCGGTGGAAAGTGCGTGCACGCCGCCGACGTGGCCAAAGCGATCGGGCTGGTCTTAACCGCACCGCAGTCAAAAGTCGCCGGCCAGACATTCAACTGTTGTGACCGATTCTTCAGCGAATACGAAGTGGCTCAGTGCGTCCAGTCACTAGGGCACACCGCGGCCCGCTTTACCGGTCCAGCCAAATCGCCCGGTTGCCCGATGGCGACGGAAAAGATTCGGTCGCTGGGGATGGAATTTGGCGGTACCGATTTGCTGCGTCAGACGATCAAACAGCTTGTGCAAGCGGCCGAAGTTGCGTGA
- a CDS encoding Flp family type IVb pilin: MNLRKTIRCVGRFATDEEATTAVEYAVMLALIIAVCIASVSFLTIQTKESFDNSGEAIVGALGN; this comes from the coding sequence CCTACGAAAAACCATCCGTTGCGTCGGTCGGTTCGCCACCGACGAAGAAGCGACGACGGCGGTCGAATACGCCGTCATGTTGGCGTTGATCATCGCGGTCTGTATCGCCTCGGTCAGCTTTTTGACGATTCAGACGAAAGAAAGCTTTGACAATTCCGGCGAAGCCATCGTCGGTGCTTTAGGCAACTAA